One window of the Pleurocapsa minor HA4230-MV1 genome contains the following:
- the ssuD gene encoding FMNH2-dependent alkanesulfonate monooxygenase translates to MQVLWFIPTHGDGRYLGTGIGGRSTDITYLTQIAQAVDRLGYTGALLPTGRSCEDAWIVASTLMAQTQQMRFLVAVRPGLVSPGVAARMAATFDRLSGGRLLINVVTGGDPVELAGDGLHLSHPERYRLTDEFLTAWREIISGDEANFEGDYLNIRGGKLLFSPVQKPYPPLWFGGSSAIAQQIAAKHVDVYLTWGETPKQVAQKIAEVRRLAEAEGRKIRFGIRLHVIVRETESEAWDAANRLIKYVDEEAIATAQQAYARMDSEGQKRMSQLHTGKRETLEISPNLWAGIGLVRGGAGTALVGDPDTVAARMSEYADLGIETFILSGYPHLEEAYRVAELLFPLLPLDNPPAVQQQVMFSPFGEIVANNNFPQQEIKNQVVTTVD, encoded by the coding sequence ATGCAAGTTCTCTGGTTTATTCCCACTCATGGAGATGGTCGTTATTTAGGTACTGGAATCGGCGGACGCTCGACCGATATTACCTATCTAACTCAAATTGCTCAAGCTGTCGATCGCCTGGGCTATACTGGCGCATTATTACCCACAGGGCGTTCTTGCGAAGATGCCTGGATCGTTGCTTCAACTCTAATGGCGCAGACACAACAGATGCGTTTTCTGGTGGCGGTGCGTCCAGGTTTGGTCTCTCCAGGAGTTGCTGCACGGATGGCTGCTACCTTCGATCGCTTGTCTGGGGGACGTTTACTTATCAACGTCGTGACGGGTGGCGATCCAGTTGAATTAGCAGGAGATGGGTTGCACCTGAGTCATCCAGAACGTTACCGACTGACAGATGAATTTCTTACTGCTTGGCGAGAAATTATTAGTGGAGATGAAGCCAATTTTGAAGGGGATTATCTCAATATTCGCGGTGGCAAATTGCTGTTTTCTCCCGTGCAGAAACCCTATCCGCCTTTGTGGTTTGGTGGTTCTTCGGCGATCGCCCAACAGATTGCAGCTAAACACGTAGATGTCTATTTAACCTGGGGAGAAACTCCCAAACAAGTAGCGCAAAAGATTGCTGAAGTACGTCGTTTGGCAGAAGCAGAGGGACGAAAGATCCGCTTCGGGATTCGTTTACACGTTATCGTGCGAGAAACAGAAAGCGAAGCCTGGGATGCAGCTAATCGGTTAATTAAATATGTCGATGAAGAGGCGATCGCTACTGCTCAACAAGCCTATGCCCGTATGGATTCGGAAGGACAAAAGCGGATGAGTCAATTACACACAGGCAAGCGTGAAACCTTAGAAATTAGCCCTAATCTGTGGGCTGGTATTGGTTTGGTTAGAGGTGGGGCTGGAACAGCACTAGTAGGCGATCCAGATACGGTAGCAGCCAGAATGTCCGAGTATGCAGATTTGGGAATTGAGACTTTTATCTTATCGGGCTATCCCCATTTGGAAGAAGCATATCGTGTAGCGGAATTGTTATTCCCGCTTTTACCCCTAGACAATCCGCCAGCAGTTCAGCAGCAAGTAATGTTTAGTCCGTTTGGTGAAATTGTAGCGAATAATAATTTTCCCCAGCAGGAGATTAAGAATCAAGTAGTGACTACTGTTGATTAA
- the ssuC gene encoding aliphatic sulfonate ABC transporter permease SsuC, translated as MGNKILNKKQINLLAPWIVPILLILIWQVLAQIGWISTRVLPAPVAVVKAGINLASTGELYKHIYVSAVRAMWGFIIGGLIGFVLGLINGVFRWSELLLDTSVQMLRNIPHLAMIPLVILWFGIGDVGRVFLVAIGVLFPIYINTYLGIRTVDRGLLEMGKVYGLSFWELFWQIMLPGALPSILVGVRFALGIMWLTLIVAETIAANSGIGYLAMNAREFMQTDVVVFAILLYALLGKLADAIARLLETKLLQWHPSYQF; from the coding sequence ATGGGTAATAAGATTTTAAACAAGAAACAAATAAATTTACTTGCTCCTTGGATAGTTCCAATTCTCCTGATTCTGATTTGGCAAGTATTGGCGCAGATCGGTTGGATTTCTACTAGGGTATTACCTGCACCTGTAGCTGTAGTCAAGGCAGGTATTAATTTAGCTAGTACAGGTGAATTGTACAAACATATTTATGTCAGTGCAGTGCGGGCAATGTGGGGATTTATTATCGGGGGTTTGATTGGCTTTGTCTTAGGTTTGATCAACGGTGTCTTTCGTTGGTCGGAACTTTTATTAGATACCTCGGTACAGATGTTACGCAACATTCCCCATTTAGCGATGATCCCGTTAGTAATTCTCTGGTTTGGCATTGGTGATGTTGGCAGAGTTTTTTTAGTGGCGATCGGAGTTTTATTTCCTATTTATATCAATACCTATCTGGGAATTCGTACTGTCGATCGCGGTTTGTTAGAAATGGGCAAAGTATACGGACTTTCTTTTTGGGAGCTATTTTGGCAGATCATGCTTCCTGGGGCGTTACCGTCAATTTTGGTGGGTGTGCGTTTTGCTTTGGGGATTATGTGGCTGACATTGATTGTGGCAGAGACGATCGCTGCTAACTCTGGCATTGGCTATCTGGCAATGAACGCCCGTGAGTTTATGCAAACAGATGTCGTGGTATTCGCGATTTTATTGTATGCCCTGCTAGGAAAATTAGCAGATGCGATCGCTCGTCTATTAGAAACGAAATTGCTGCAATGGCATCCCAGTTATCAATTTTAA
- a CDS encoding ATP-binding cassette domain-containing protein produces MTMTDKGVDLKILELSKAFGDKKILQQLDLELAPGEFVVIVGRSGCGKSTLLRLIAGLETPTSGGVLIDGEPFKKLNQSARMMFQDERLLLWKRVLENVGLGLRGNWQPQAMWALEQVGLGDRAHDWIAQLSGGQRQRVALARALVSQPRLLLLDEPLGALDALTRIEMQHLIEHLWQSQQFTTLLITHDVEEAVTLADRVVLLEAGRVELDIPVPLPRPRHRGDAMFAALVERILERVLNSKTVSRKQTADRQFVIHNSN; encoded by the coding sequence ATGACTATGACTGATAAGGGAGTAGACCTGAAAATTTTAGAGTTAAGTAAAGCCTTTGGTGACAAAAAGATTTTGCAACAACTAGATTTAGAACTTGCCCCTGGAGAATTTGTGGTGATCGTCGGACGTAGTGGGTGCGGTAAAAGTACCCTGCTAAGACTAATTGCTGGGCTGGAAACTCCCACCAGTGGAGGCGTATTAATTGACGGAGAACCTTTTAAAAAATTAAACCAGTCCGCACGCATGATGTTTCAGGATGAGCGACTATTGCTGTGGAAACGAGTTTTAGAAAATGTCGGCTTGGGACTACGGGGTAATTGGCAACCTCAAGCTATGTGGGCTTTAGAGCAAGTTGGTTTAGGCGATCGCGCTCATGACTGGATTGCTCAACTTTCTGGCGGACAACGTCAACGAGTTGCCTTAGCACGAGCCTTAGTTAGCCAACCGCGCTTACTGCTGTTAGATGAGCCTTTAGGTGCGCTAGATGCCTTGACCCGTATCGAAATGCAGCATTTAATCGAACATTTATGGCAGTCACAACAATTTACGACCTTACTAATTACTCACGATGTGGAAGAAGCAGTCACACTAGCCGATCGCGTCGTCTTATTAGAAGCAGGTCGAGTGGAGTTGGATATACCCGTTCCTCTGCCTCGTCCCCGTCACCGTGGTGATGCTATGTTTGCTGCTTTAGTAGAACGTATTTTAGAGCGTGTACTGAACAGTAAAACCGTTTCTAGAAAACAAACTGCCGACAGACAATTCGTAATTCATAATAGCAACTGA
- a CDS encoding 2-hydroxyacid dehydrogenase, giving the protein MKVAVFSAKPYDRQFLAQVNQKYGHELKFLDAGLDAQTASLASGFEAVCVFVNDRLDRQTIEILSNQEVKLIALRCAGYNNVDLNAAEEFGLAVVRVPAYSPYAVAEHAIALILTLNRKIHRAYYRVREGNFALNGLLGFDLHGRTVGIIGTGKIGRLTGQILHGFGCRILAYDLSPHQEFAEQFGEYMSLEDLLAQSDIISLHCPLTDDTHHLIDTTAISLMKPEVMLINTSRGGLIDTKAVIRGLKSQQIGYLGLDVYEHEGKLFFEDLSGEIIQDDDFERLLTFPNVIITGHQAFFTVEALNSIAETTLSNITAIALNQPCDNFVKLPDA; this is encoded by the coding sequence ATGAAAGTTGCGGTATTTAGTGCTAAACCTTACGATCGCCAATTTTTGGCTCAAGTTAATCAAAAATATGGTCATGAACTCAAGTTTTTAGATGCTGGTTTAGATGCGCAGACGGCAAGTTTAGCCTCTGGGTTTGAGGCTGTATGTGTTTTTGTCAACGATCGCCTGGATCGTCAGACAATTGAAATCTTGAGTAACCAAGAGGTTAAATTAATTGCCCTGAGATGTGCGGGGTATAACAACGTCGATCTTAATGCTGCTGAAGAATTTGGACTTGCCGTCGTCCGAGTACCAGCCTATTCTCCTTATGCCGTAGCCGAACATGCGATCGCCTTAATTTTAACTCTCAATCGCAAAATACATCGGGCTTATTATCGTGTCCGTGAAGGTAACTTTGCCCTAAATGGACTACTGGGTTTCGATTTGCATGGTCGTACGGTGGGCATTATTGGTACGGGAAAAATTGGTCGTCTCACAGGTCAAATTCTGCATGGTTTTGGCTGTCGGATACTGGCTTATGATTTGTCTCCCCATCAGGAGTTTGCCGAGCAATTTGGGGAATATATGAGCTTAGAGGATTTGCTTGCTCAATCAGATATTATTAGTCTGCATTGTCCCCTTACGGACGATACCCACCATTTAATCGACACCACAGCAATTAGCCTGATGAAGCCAGAAGTGATGTTAATTAATACTAGTCGTGGGGGGTTGATCGATACAAAAGCGGTAATTCGAGGTTTAAAATCCCAACAAATTGGTTATTTAGGACTAGACGTTTACGAACACGAGGGGAAACTGTTTTTTGAAGATTTATCTGGCGAAATTATCCAAGATGATGACTTTGAACGGTTGCTTACTTTTCCCAACGTAATTATTACAGGACACCAGGCTTTCTTTACGGTAGAGGCTTTGAATAGTATTGCCGAAACCACTTTGTCTAATATTACGGCGATCGCCTTAAACCAACCCTGTGACAATTTCGTTAAATTACCTGATGCTTGA
- the ppk1 gene encoding polyphosphate kinase 1: MTSTKSVNSAINLNDPQYYFNRELSWLEFNRRVLAEALDERTPLLERLKFLSIFSSNLDEFFMVRIAALKKQVAAGVSKLSMDGRTAQQQLEAITKVLTPMFQEQHRHFEKVLKKSLVKSGIHLLNYVDLNQEQRSYINSYFEDYIFPVLTPLAVDPSHPFPYISNLSLNLAVILKDPQIEHELFARVKVPKVLPRFIALPEELRQKYRGNAGVWTGVPIEQIVTHNLEYLFPGMNILESYAFRLTRNADLSVEEDEADDLLLAIEKELQKRRIGGSSVRLEVEASIPAELRSMIMQELSLEENDVYDVDGLLSLGDLISFLSLPLRDLKDEPWNSVLPGRLSRLQQEEDESTGDGENFFSVIRNGDLLVHHPYHSFSNTVLRFVTEAAYDPNVLAIKITLYRTSGDSPIVKALIAAAQNDKQVVALVELKARFDEENNILWAKKLENSGVHVVYGVAGLKTHTKITLVVRQEKEKIHRYVHIGTGNYNPKTAKLYTDLSLFSCREDLGADLTDLFNFLTGYSRQKSYRKLLVAPVNLRERMIEMIDREAENCRQGKTGRIVAKMNSLVDQPVIQALYEASQAGVEIDLIIRGICCLRPGLPKISDNIRVISIIGRFLEHSRIFYFHNNGEEEIYIGSADWMTRNLSRRVEAVTPIESPEIFRDLQEILGVMLADNRKAWELQSDGSYIQRKPHKGEDAHSTHDIFMEMAKQST, encoded by the coding sequence ATGACTAGTACCAAATCCGTCAATAGTGCCATCAATCTCAACGATCCTCAATACTATTTCAATCGAGAATTGAGTTGGCTAGAATTTAATCGACGAGTTTTAGCTGAAGCACTAGATGAAAGAACGCCGTTACTAGAACGTCTTAAATTTCTGTCGATTTTTAGCTCGAACCTAGATGAATTTTTCATGGTCAGAATTGCTGCTTTAAAAAAACAGGTGGCAGCGGGAGTGAGTAAACTATCAATGGATGGTCGTACAGCCCAACAGCAGCTAGAGGCGATCACCAAAGTTTTGACACCGATGTTTCAAGAGCAACATCGGCATTTTGAAAAAGTACTGAAAAAATCCTTGGTTAAATCAGGGATTCATTTGTTAAATTATGTCGATCTCAATCAAGAACAACGATCCTATATCAATAGTTATTTTGAGGACTATATTTTTCCTGTTTTAACTCCTCTGGCTGTAGATCCCTCTCATCCTTTTCCCTATATCTCTAATCTCAGCTTGAATCTGGCAGTGATTTTAAAAGATCCTCAAATCGAGCATGAATTATTTGCCAGAGTGAAAGTTCCTAAAGTACTACCTCGCTTCATTGCTTTGCCAGAAGAATTAAGACAAAAATATCGAGGTAATGCTGGAGTTTGGACAGGAGTGCCGATAGAACAGATTGTGACTCATAATTTAGAGTATTTATTCCCTGGAATGAATATCTTGGAGTCCTATGCTTTTCGACTAACTCGTAATGCCGATCTTTCCGTCGAAGAAGATGAGGCAGATGATTTATTACTGGCAATTGAAAAAGAGCTACAAAAAAGACGCATTGGGGGTTCGTCGGTACGGTTAGAAGTAGAAGCCTCGATTCCTGCTGAATTGCGCTCGATGATTATGCAAGAACTTAGTTTAGAAGAAAACGATGTTTATGACGTTGATGGCTTACTCAGCTTGGGCGATTTAATCTCTTTCTTATCTCTACCTCTTCGCGATCTTAAAGACGAACCCTGGAACTCGGTACTACCTGGTCGCTTGAGTCGGTTACAGCAAGAAGAAGATGAATCTACAGGCGACGGAGAGAACTTTTTTAGCGTGATTCGTAATGGAGATCTGCTAGTACATCATCCCTATCATTCATTTAGCAACACTGTGCTGCGGTTTGTCACCGAAGCTGCCTACGATCCTAATGTCCTAGCGATCAAAATAACTCTCTATCGTACCTCGGGAGATTCACCTATTGTCAAAGCTTTGATTGCCGCAGCCCAGAATGATAAGCAGGTAGTGGCATTAGTAGAGCTTAAGGCTCGTTTTGATGAAGAAAATAATATTCTTTGGGCGAAAAAACTAGAGAACTCTGGGGTTCATGTTGTTTATGGTGTTGCAGGACTGAAAACCCACACTAAAATTACTTTAGTAGTTCGGCAAGAAAAAGAAAAAATTCACCGTTATGTTCATATTGGTACAGGCAACTATAATCCTAAAACGGCAAAGCTCTACACGGATTTGAGTCTATTTAGCTGTCGAGAGGACTTGGGCGCAGATTTAACGGATTTATTTAATTTTTTAACTGGCTATTCGCGACAGAAATCCTATCGTAAGCTGCTGGTTGCTCCAGTTAATCTACGAGAGCGCATGATCGAGATGATCGATCGCGAGGCGGAGAATTGCCGTCAGGGTAAAACAGGACGGATTGTCGCCAAAATGAACTCCCTAGTCGATCAGCCAGTAATTCAGGCGCTGTATGAAGCTTCTCAGGCTGGAGTTGAAATTGATTTAATTATTCGCGGAATTTGCTGTCTGCGCCCAGGATTGCCCAAAATTAGTGATAATATTCGCGTAATTAGTATTATTGGACGTTTCTTAGAACATTCGCGCATTTTCTACTTTCATAACAACGGTGAAGAAGAAATTTATATTGGTAGCGCCGACTGGATGACCCGTAATTTGAGTCGTCGCGTCGAAGCGGTTACGCCGATCGAAAGTCCCGAAATTTTTCGCGATCTCCAGGAAATTTTGGGGGTCATGTTGGCGGATAATCGTAAGGCGTGGGAATTACAATCAGATGGAAGTTATATTCAAAGAAAACCGCATAAAGGAGAAGATGCCCATAGTACTCACGATATCTTTATGGAAATGGCGAAACAATCTACATGA
- a CDS encoding O-antigen ligase domain-containing protein, translating to MVPKQISLTTPSVKKGFSIRLQPASAWMAILGLLLLSTLLIVAGAGKILNLAFPGGAFIIGVFLYFRYPILYIGFSWWMWFLTPLVRRLADYRGSFTDPSPILLAPYLVLLITLVTLGKHLPKINRQGGLPFILSFIGLAYAYLVGLIQSSPIPVTIALLEWLVPVLFGFHLFANWRNYPSYRQNLERIFTWGVLVMGIYGIIQYLVAPDWDGVWLTNTNMISAGSAEPLQIRVWSTMHSPGVFAVFMMVGLLMLLNQQGAFARAISVIGYLAFLLTLVRGAWIMWFVGLLTHLSFIKSKLRIRIAIILMVLILGVIPLTTIDPFAERITPRLETLFNLEADQSSNDRKALYSQEIDKALMNVMGNGMEKQEILDSGVLDILLSLGWFGGSFYLGGILLLIMRLFQDAMFNLNPFVSICRAISFCSLVGLIFGRQQIGAPGIILWGFLGLGIAACKYNLYEEGNG from the coding sequence ATGGTTCCCAAGCAGATATCTTTAACTACTCCTTCTGTTAAAAAAGGTTTTTCGATTAGGTTGCAACCTGCGTCTGCTTGGATGGCAATCTTAGGATTGTTACTGCTTTCAACTCTGTTGATTGTAGCTGGTGCGGGCAAGATTCTCAATTTAGCTTTTCCTGGAGGAGCTTTTATAATAGGCGTCTTCCTCTATTTTCGCTATCCTATTCTTTACATCGGGTTTAGCTGGTGGATGTGGTTTCTGACTCCCCTGGTTCGTCGTCTTGCCGATTATCGCGGTAGTTTTACAGATCCTAGTCCTATCTTGCTCGCTCCTTATCTAGTGCTGTTGATCACGCTCGTTACTCTGGGGAAACATTTGCCCAAGATCAATCGTCAAGGTGGACTTCCTTTTATTCTAAGTTTTATCGGTCTTGCTTACGCTTATCTTGTTGGCCTAATTCAAAGCTCACCGATACCAGTGACTATAGCTCTATTGGAGTGGCTAGTTCCAGTTCTATTTGGCTTCCACTTATTTGCCAATTGGCGCAACTACCCAAGTTATCGTCAAAATCTTGAACGCATTTTTACTTGGGGTGTTTTAGTCATGGGAATTTATGGAATAATCCAATATTTAGTCGCGCCTGATTGGGACGGGGTATGGTTGACAAATACCAATATGATTAGTGCTGGATCTGCTGAACCTTTGCAGATTCGCGTCTGGAGTACAATGCATTCCCCTGGAGTCTTTGCCGTTTTTATGATGGTAGGTTTACTAATGCTACTAAATCAACAAGGAGCTTTTGCTCGGGCTATTTCTGTCATTGGCTATTTAGCATTTTTACTCACCCTAGTGCGCGGTGCTTGGATCATGTGGTTTGTGGGATTACTAACTCATCTAAGCTTTATTAAGTCCAAGCTGCGGATTCGGATAGCTATTATTCTGATGGTGCTTATATTAGGTGTAATTCCCTTAACTACCATAGACCCATTTGCTGAGAGAATCACCCCTCGCCTGGAAACTCTATTTAATCTTGAGGCTGACCAAAGTTCTAACGACAGAAAAGCTTTGTATAGTCAAGAAATAGACAAGGCTTTGATGAATGTTATGGGGAATGGAATGGAAAAGCAGGAAATTCTCGATAGTGGCGTTCTGGATATACTTTTATCTTTAGGCTGGTTTGGAGGTAGTTTTTATCTAGGGGGAATACTTCTACTTATTATGAGGCTGTTTCAAGATGCGATGTTTAATCTGAATCCATTTGTGAGTATCTGCCGTGCCATTAGTTTTTGTTCCCTGGTCGGTTTAATCTTTGGTCGTCAACAAATTGGAGCGCCTGGTATTATTCTTTGGGGTTTTTTAGGACTGGGTATAGCTGCTTGTAAATACAATCTCTATGAAGAAGGTAATGGGTAA
- a CDS encoding glycosyltransferase, with protein MSITVLIPTYRRSQDLARCLAALQKQTRLADEVLVVVRDTDTETWEFLDSFNSEVLPLRKVVVNVPGVVLAMNAGLDVARGDIIAITDDDAAPHHDWLERIEAHFIADEQVGGVGGRDWLYLGTELQDATSHPGASDVVGRLRWFGNLIGNHHLGEGEPREVDVLKGVNCSYRRILLKKIRFDERLRGSGAQVHWELSLGLQCKEAGWKLIYDPAVAVDHYLGKRFDEDQRVFKFNATALANAIHNQTFILLEHLNFLQRFIYVLWSILVGTRQAFGLIQWWRFLPSQGKVATQKWRASLDGHWLGWQSWQNKS; from the coding sequence ATGTCGATCACCGTTCTCATTCCTACTTATCGTCGTTCCCAAGATTTAGCCAGATGTTTAGCAGCATTGCAAAAGCAAACTCGATTAGCAGACGAAGTTTTAGTAGTAGTAAGAGATACTGATACTGAAACTTGGGAATTTCTAGACAGTTTCAACTCTGAAGTATTACCACTACGCAAAGTTGTAGTCAATGTTCCAGGGGTCGTGCTGGCGATGAATGCAGGACTTGATGTAGCACGAGGCGATATCATTGCCATAACTGATGATGATGCTGCACCTCACCATGATTGGTTAGAACGGATTGAGGCTCACTTTATCGCCGACGAACAAGTAGGAGGGGTAGGGGGTCGAGACTGGCTTTATCTAGGCACAGAACTACAAGATGCTACTTCCCATCCTGGTGCTTCTGATGTTGTAGGACGACTTCGGTGGTTTGGCAACTTAATTGGTAATCATCATCTAGGAGAGGGAGAACCCCGCGAGGTGGACGTGCTTAAGGGAGTCAATTGTAGTTATCGACGCATTCTCCTCAAAAAAATCCGTTTTGATGAACGATTACGAGGCTCAGGCGCTCAAGTGCATTGGGAACTATCTTTAGGTCTCCAGTGTAAGGAGGCAGGTTGGAAGCTAATCTACGATCCAGCAGTAGCAGTCGATCACTATCTAGGAAAGCGTTTTGACGAGGATCAAAGAGTATTTAAGTTTAATGCCACAGCTCTGGCAAATGCCATCCATAATCAAACATTCATCTTGCTAGAACATCTAAATTTCCTGCAAAGATTTATCTATGTATTGTGGTCGATCCTGGTAGGTACGCGACAAGCTTTTGGTTTAATCCAGTGGTGGCGATTTTTACCCAGTCAGGGCAAAGTGGCTACCCAGAAATGGCGTGCTTCTCTTGATGGACATTGGTTGGGTTGGCAGAGTTGGCAAAATAAAAGTTAA
- a CDS encoding class I SAM-dependent methyltransferase, translating into MSQMLDYYRGSDSYAEVLRNQPTAMFTPYVNLFKRFVKIDDPVIDVGCGVGTSTLLLRQAGFAAQGSDVSEKFLSTNDESDIFCIADFQNAQNIPSDHYAAVGSMNAIEHVQFPQKFLQEMVRVVKPGGHIILMAPNLTSPLVAMRITLDLLRNRTPYMGITSWREAIALVFVNIWRCLKAELGVNAFQAREIDLATVMVGNDADAVYWTNASEIRRFLKAEGCEICLFQKQGTSLVAKIVAYLLPGFAGKLCIVARKKI; encoded by the coding sequence ATGAGCCAAATGTTAGATTACTATCGCGGTTCGGACTCTTATGCAGAGGTACTCCGAAATCAACCAACAGCGATGTTTACGCCCTATGTCAATCTGTTTAAGAGATTTGTCAAGATCGACGATCCCGTCATAGATGTGGGTTGTGGAGTGGGGACAAGTACCCTCTTACTCAGGCAAGCAGGATTTGCTGCTCAAGGAAGTGACGTTTCCGAGAAATTTTTGTCTACTAACGATGAATCAGACATATTTTGTATTGCCGACTTCCAAAATGCTCAGAATATCCCCAGCGATCATTATGCTGCGGTGGGTTCAATGAATGCGATCGAACATGTGCAGTTTCCCCAGAAGTTTCTCCAGGAAATGGTTCGAGTCGTAAAACCAGGAGGGCATATTATTCTGATGGCTCCCAATTTAACCTCTCCGTTGGTAGCGATGCGGATAACTTTAGATCTGCTCAGAAATCGTACTCCCTATATGGGGATAACTAGCTGGCGCGAGGCGATCGCTTTAGTCTTTGTCAATATATGGCGTTGTCTTAAAGCTGAGTTAGGCGTAAATGCCTTCCAAGCTCGTGAAATAGATTTAGCAACAGTCATGGTTGGCAATGATGCCGATGCAGTTTACTGGACAAATGCATCTGAAATTCGTCGTTTCTTGAAAGCTGAAGGTTGTGAAATCTGTCTGTTTCAAAAGCAAGGAACTTCTCTGGTAGCCAAGATAGTTGCTTATCTGTTACCTGGATTCGCAGGCAAATTATGTATTGTTGCTAGGAAAAAGATTTAG
- a CDS encoding class I SAM-dependent methyltransferase gives MNVIEWIIRGEEDKKTRFHDARGNLVDFTGLTTSMPKALIGTLLRKTVGYRPLKPWIAYRAINELENLIQPDWKILEFGSGMSTVWLAQQCEHVYSIEHNRAWYEKVCEIIKQKNVNNITYEYRERSNYTDLSALADDYFDFVLIDGLQRSDCVKSSLSKLKHPGFVYLDNCDKHFVEDGIMKPGEQLLLDIAQERKGRVKYFTDFAPCQLVTNQGLLIELSR, from the coding sequence ATGAACGTAATTGAATGGATAATTCGGGGCGAAGAAGACAAAAAAACTAGGTTTCATGATGCTAGAGGTAATCTGGTAGATTTTACTGGCTTGACAACATCTATGCCCAAAGCTTTGATTGGCACTTTGTTACGCAAAACTGTAGGTTATCGACCACTTAAACCTTGGATTGCTTATCGAGCGATTAATGAACTAGAAAATTTAATTCAACCAGACTGGAAAATTTTAGAATTTGGTTCTGGAATGTCTACTGTGTGGTTAGCTCAACAATGTGAGCATGTTTATAGTATCGAACACAATCGAGCTTGGTACGAGAAAGTCTGCGAAATTATCAAGCAAAAAAATGTGAATAATATTACCTACGAATATCGAGAACGTAGTAACTACACCGATTTATCAGCTTTAGCAGATGATTATTTCGATTTTGTTTTAATTGATGGTTTACAAAGAAGTGATTGTGTTAAATCCTCTTTATCCAAACTAAAACATCCAGGTTTTGTTTACTTAGATAATTGTGATAAACATTTTGTGGAAGACGGCATTATGAAACCTGGGGAACAACTGCTATTAGATATCGCCCAAGAAAGAAAAGGAAGAGTTAAATATTTTACTGATTTTGCTCCTTGTCAATTAGTAACCAATCAAGGACTTTTGATCGAATTAAGTAGGTAG
- a CDS encoding glycosyltransferase family 2 protein, which translates to MIALSVIILTKNEEQFIKRCIQSVLWADEVLILDSGSTDQTKKIAASLGAIVYEQEWLGYAIQRNKALSLAIHDWVFFLDADEIVTSELEISIRKVLNSPMDERDGYSLDRRGDFLGILLPNISRPSKRSNFVRLFNRCSSYYDPTMKVHEEVKFPGKAIPLEGVLIHWGGNMMNEYIAALNRYSILEAETLHEQGYRVNGLIVFLRPILRFLWIYIARYNFLLGTRGLIHAMLGATREYVRYAKLWEMQNITSVIHPAKKIYSFSPTEETASQN; encoded by the coding sequence ATGATAGCCCTTTCAGTAATTATATTGACCAAGAATGAGGAACAGTTCATCAAGCGATGTATTCAAAGTGTTCTTTGGGCTGATGAGGTACTCATATTAGATTCAGGTAGTACTGACCAGACTAAAAAAATCGCTGCCTCTTTAGGGGCTATTGTCTATGAGCAGGAATGGCTAGGGTATGCAATCCAACGAAATAAGGCTCTATCCTTGGCTATTCATGATTGGGTATTTTTCCTGGATGCCGATGAAATTGTCACATCTGAGTTAGAAATCTCGATTAGAAAGGTTTTAAATAGCCCGATGGATGAACGTGATGGTTATTCGTTAGATCGACGAGGAGATTTCTTAGGTATTTTACTGCCTAATATTTCCCGTCCTAGTAAAAGAAGTAATTTTGTCCGCTTGTTTAATAGATGTTCTAGTTACTATGATCCCACCATGAAAGTCCATGAGGAAGTTAAATTTCCAGGCAAGGCCATTCCTCTAGAAGGTGTTTTGATTCATTGGGGTGGCAATATGATGAATGAATATATAGCAGCCCTTAATCGCTACTCTATTCTGGAAGCGGAAACACTTCATGAACAAGGTTATCGCGTTAATGGTTTAATCGTTTTTCTGCGACCTATTCTGAGGTTTCTCTGGATTTATATTGCCAGATATAATTTCCTGCTGGGTACCAGGGGACTGATCCACGCCATGCTAGGGGCAACCCGTGAATATGTTCGCTATGCCAAGCTTTGGGAGATGCAGAATATCACTTCAGTAATTCATCCTGCCAAAAAGATCTATTCCTTCTCACCGACAGAAGAAACAGCTAGTCAAAATTAA